The Oncorhynchus tshawytscha isolate Ot180627B linkage group LG16, Otsh_v2.0, whole genome shotgun sequence nucleotide sequence TCTGGTCGACCATCACTGCCAGATCAGTAGGCTGAGACTGGATAATGCTAAAGCTGTGGTACATAGCATCATCATCAGAGTGATCATAGCCTGTGTCATAAGATTCAACAACCACACTTCGTTCAGAGGTAGGGTTGGGTTTGTTACCAGCGGGGGAAAGCTGGCCAGGATGTACTCGAGAGCAGACTCCATGGTTGACATATGACTGTCCAGTGACTTAAGCTCCTTATGCATCTCACCGCGTTGAGATTTGTGCCCAGGCGATGGTGTTTATTGAGCAGTGGATCACAAGGGATGTGAGACCAGTCATTAGACCTGGAGCTTTCTGAATAATCATTGATCTCTGTGAGAGACTCATCTGATGAGAATCCGGAGGCTTCGCCCTCAAAACGTACAAGTTGAgattttgttgtgttgctaccatgttgtgttttcatgtgttgctgccatgctatgttgttatcttaggtctctcttaatgtagtgttatggtgtctcACTTGTCATGatctgtgttttgtcctatatttttattttaattttattttgtatttttaatccttGCCCctgcccccgtccccgcaggaggccttttgcgtTCTGGTATGCAtagaaatttgttcttaactgacttgcctagttcaattaTTTTAAGTGTTCAAATAATTAATTTTTACAAAATgccttgtttgttttgttgtgtcTCGTGTAaatcaaatctaaatcaaattgatttatgtagcccttcgtacatcagctgatatctcaaagtgctgtacagaaacccagcctaaacccccaaacagcaagcaatgcaggtgatgaagcacgttggctaggaaaaactccctagaaaggcccaaacctaggaagaaacctagagaggaaccaggctatgaggggtggccagtcctcttctggctgttcctggtggagattataacagaacatggccacgatgttcaaatgttcataaatgaccagcatggtcaaataataataatcacagtagttgtcgagggtgcagcaagtcagcacatcaggagtaaatgtcagttggcttttcatagctgaccattcagagtatctctactgctcctgctgtctctagagagttgaaacagcaggtctgggacaggtagcacgtccggtgaacagttcaggattccatagccgcgggcagaacagttgaaactggagcagcagcacggccaggtggactggggacagcaaggagtcatcatgccagggagtcctgaggcatggtcctagggctcaggtcctccgagagagagaaagaaagagagaattagaaagagcatactggataagacaggagaagtactccagaaataacaaactgaccctagccccccgacacataaactactgcagcataaatactggatgctgagacaggaggggtcaggagacactgtggccccatccgatgatacccccggacagggccaaatagGCAGGACATAACCACACCgactctgccaaagcacagcccccacaccactagagggatagcttcaaccaccaacttaccatcctgagacaaggccaagtatagcacacaaagatctccgccacggcacaacccaaggggtgcgccagcccagacaggaagatcacatcagtgactcaacccactcaagtgacgcacccctcctagggacagcatgaaagagcaccagtaagccagtgactcagcccctgtaatagggttagaggcagagaatcccagtggaaagaggggaaccggccaggcatagacagcaagggcggttcgttgctccagagccttttcgttcaccttcacactcctgggccagactacactcaatcatatgacccactgaagagatgagtcttcagaaaagacttaaaggttgagaccgagtttgcgtctctcacatgggtaggcagaccattccataaaaatggagctctataggagaaagccctgcctccagctgtttgcttagaaattctagggacaattaggaggcctgcgtcttgtgaccgtagcgtacgtgtaggtatgtacggccggaccaaatcagagagataggtaggagcaagcccatgtaatgctttgtaggttagcagtaaaccttgaaatcagcccttgccttgacaggaagccagtgtaggggaggatagcactggagtaatatgatcaatttttttggttctagtcaggattctagcagccgtatttagcactaactgaagtttatttagtgctttatccgggtagccggaaagtagagtagagtagtctaacctagaagtaacaaaagcatggattaatttttatgcatcatttttggacagaaagtttctgatttttgcaatgttacgtagatggaaaaaagctcaATCACATAGTGTGAAGAGGAAGGAGTTCCCATAGGTCATTGGCAatccatttaaaaaatgaaagagAACAATTGATTTGATTACAAACCAGGTAGTTTGGGtactggatgctgattggctgaaagcagtGGTATATCAGTCAATACCACAGGGTATGAGTAAAATGACATGTTTACTGTTCttattatgttggtaaccagtctataatagcaataaggaccCTTATTAATAATTAATGCCTGAAGagctgtggtatatggccaatataccaccagtaagggctgtatccaggcattcCTCGTTGCTTTCTGCATAAGAATAGCCCTTAGCTGTTGTATtttagccatataccacacctcctctggctTTAATTATAATTTACAGTAGGAAGGGGACCACACACTAAACCATCTTTGGTAGGACTACTGTTTCGCAAACAAATCCCCTTGCACCCTAAATAACTACTCAATATTATTTAtcaattagtcagtcagtcacaatttacccatgatacaCCACGGTTTTGACGCTCACGAATACGGgctatgactttgtggctggaCATCCTGAGGGGTTCATGCTGATTGTACAGAGATTGTGACAGCCGGATAAGTGGTGTCCCTTGAGAAGGCAAGAACAAGATGTTTGTAAGGAGAAGTGCAGGATTATCATAAGGAGACATATACTTGGAATATgaaggaagaggcagaggagatctcagagagagagggaggaagagagtgagcTTGAGTCAGTTAAAAATTGCGGGAACAggggagatggtttgttaaagaagaatggtagaaagtgtaagcagagtgagctgaagacaggaggagaaatggaagggAATGAGGTCGAAGTATCAGAGGTGGTAGTTGTGGTGAAGTTCTCTGAGGCCGAGGCTTGCACCCAGGGTCAGGATGaagatgagtctgtgacagtaggagCGAAGTTTTTGGAAAAGTGTACCCTTGCCTTTTGGCTCATCGCTTTGTGGTTTCAGGTtgggtgaaaacagagttgggtgctgtggaatcAGTGAGagtaaccagaagtggtcttgtCATAATTGATtttgtttctgctggtcagagggagaaggTGCCCCGCGTTAAACGAATGGGGGCAAGACATTTCAAAAATGttgctctcaagaaaagggtgccattgaaaggtgtgattactggggtagcagtaaatgtgtaagttgaccaactgaagggTAAGATTCCCAGTGTTTGTGATGCTCGTCATTTGGTGCAACGCAGACAGGGTGCTGTGAGTGGTGAAACAtagtcattgtctgttcttttgagttttgatgttgagtctttgcccGACAAAGTAGGTTAggatatatatagttgaagtcggaagtttacatacaccttagccaaatatatttaaactcagtttttcacatgatgtttaatcctagtaaaaattccctgttttagttcagttaggatcaccactttattttaagaatgtgaaatgtcaatctaatagtagagagaacaatttatttcagcttttatttatttcatcacattcccagtgggtcagaagtttacatacactcaattagtacttggtagcactgcctttatttgtttaacttgggtcaatagtttcggatagccttccacaaccttcccacaataaattgggtgagttttggctcgttcctcctgacagagctggtgtaactgagtcaggtgtgtaggcctcctcgctcacacattctttttcagttctgcccacaacttttctatgggattaaggtcagggctttgtgatggccactccaataccttgactttgccacaactttggaagtatgcttggggtcattgtccatttggaagacccatttgcaaccaagctttaacttcctgactgatgacttgagttgttgttgcttcaatatatccacataattttcctccctcaagatgccatctattttgggaagtgcaccagtccctcctgcagcaaagcacccccacaacatgatgctgccacccccatgcttcacggttgggatggtgttcttcggcttgcaagcctcccccttttccctccaaacagaacgacggtcattatggccaaacagttctattattgttccatcagaccagaggacatttctccaaaaagtatgatctttgtccccatgtgcagttgcaaaccgtagtctgtcttttttatggcggttttggagcagtggcttcttccttgctgagcagcctttcaggttatgtccatatatgactcgttttactgtggatatatatactttgtacctgtttcctccagcatcttcacaaggtcctctgctgttgttctgggattgatctgcatttttcgcactaaagtaccttcctgagcggtatgaaggctgcgggggtccatggtgttaatacttgcatactattgtttgtacagaagaacatgataccttcaggcgtttacaaattgctcccaaggatgaaccagacttgtggtctacaattgtttttctgaggtcttggctgatttcttttgatttcccatgatgtcaagcaaagaggcactgagtttaaagaaaggccttgaaatacatccacaggtacacctccaattgactcaaatgatgtcaatcagcctatcagaagcttctaatgccatgacatcattttctggaattttccaagagttgaaaggcacagtcaacttagtgtatgtaaacatctgacccactggaattgtgattagtgaaataatctgtctgtaaacaattgttggaaaaatcacttgtgtcatgcacaaagtagatgtcctaactgacttgccaaaactatagtttgttaacaagaaatttgtgaagtagttaaaaaaacgagttttaatgacttcaactgtaagttatCATGTATGAGCTTTTGTGCCGaatacattacgttgttacaggtgtcaagcttataggcatgtagcagcagtgtgtaggagggaggttccttgatgtgagaagtgtgcagaagggcatgagacaaaggaatgtgtagcattggggcAGGGAATCAGAAATGTCCtttgcgagagaggcaggttgaggtttccagggtcagagtagtgcagaatatGCTGATGCAGTGAAGAAattagaggaagatgggtcaagggggaggtatcctgagaggagtggcgtgagtagtagatctgtaccagtacagagggataggccaacaacagatatatatatttatttgcatttttagcaatggttatcaactctACTGCAAGGATGTAACGTAAGTCGCGGAAAATTGAATTTGTGGTGGCAggtgcagagaggtatttgggtgttcaagacttgacatcagaagaggtacagggtgtgttaagtggtggtgtcccatactttcaggttgttggcctgaggtaggactaaatagatttaaatagtaGAGTAGGGTGgtgttaatctttttttttttttttttttttgtgaatgtAGTGTTCGATGTagggtatttaaaaaaataataataattcaagcAACGTTTAAAACGtataagggagttgtactccagtctagtaggtggcagtAATGTAACATTTATTGAATGCCAACTGCcgttaaacctcatcgaagaTGAAGACGTCCTGTTTCACAACTTCGGAGCAACACAGCAACCGATTGAACAACCAATGTGCCAAGTACATTGCATTGTGGGAAACGTATCCGTACGTTGACATTGGTGATACAGCGCCAGTGATTTCAAGGACCCAGGTAGGTAATTTGATGTTGGAAATTGTTCTTATGAGTCTTTATGTTGATCAGATTGGTAAACTATACAGTGGGGACATATCCGATGGTGTGATACGCTTTGTTTTCAGTAACGTTACATCTATTTCTTAGCACATAATTGAAGAAGTGCTAGCTAGCAGCTAATGCTAGCTTATAGGTATGTAACTGAATTACACTATTTTGTAACAAGTTCGGCTTTTTCTAGCTAGCGACATAACTGCATTTGCTGGCGTAGCTAGTTAGATCCTTTCTCCAGACTAGCTATCATTTATGAGACAGAAAAATAGCTGCTAGTAAACTACTGTACTATCAAGAAGCTAAGTAGTATTTTGGCTGACTAGACTGATTCAGCTAGGTAACTAAACGTCTGACCACTTTTGTCCTCTAGCCCATCATTCTGGACAAGGACAGGTCAGTTCAGAAATGGGTGCCACTATGTCCAGTCCTGCTCCACCCACAGTCAAGGCCGAATCTATGATGGCCTCTCCCCCTCCTGCGTTTGTTGGCGGCGTGGCCCCACCACAGGGCTGTCCTATGCACCAGGCACAGGAACCAGTCAAAGGTAGGCTCCATCTCTGTTTCATCACCAGGACCGATAGCTTGCCGGTCTATATCGCTTTTTCTTGAGTTTTTCCTGAGCTTTGCTTACCATGTACTATTGTTAGTAGggtaaatccattttaaatcatACACTGTTTCATAGCACCTCTTTTGATTTGATTGAAACTTTCCATATATATATTTGCCCAATGTAGAAGTGCTCAGAggtgactttttggacctgaatgccaaaacctTCAAAAGATAAAGCTTCTCCAAAGTATATAGTGTACAATTTGTAATCTGTGTAGTGATTGATTGTGTTGGTTGATCTTTGTTGTGTCTGACAGGTTGTGGTAACAATTTCCCTCTCTGAGGATGATAGAGGATGTATCTATCAGGTGGAGCTTTTCTCTTTGGGGAAGGAGTTATTCCTGACTGTGTGACCAACTTGACAAGGAACAACTCCTGTTCCTACCCTGGATCTGTCTTCTAACTTTTGTTTTGCCATAAATGCCCTCAGCAGTTGCCCCTCCATCAGAGTGCCCCATGCACCAGGCTACTACTGCTGCCCCTACAGAAGAGAAGCTTGCTGCTGCAGCAGGGCCGGTGCACCAGGACCGGGCCTATGAGTTTGTGGCGTGTCCTATGAAGGCAGCAGCAGCCGGACAAGGCCAGACTGACATTGACCCCACTAACATGGTCAGTATGATGATAATGCGTGTACATGTTCCACATtatggacttgcttccattcagccataagtgcattaatgaggtcgggcactgatttgGGCAATTACGCCTGGATCGCAGTCGggtttccaattcatcccaaaggtgtttgatggggttgaggtcagggctctgtgcagggagTCAAGTTCTTTCagaccgatctcgacaaaccatttctgtatggacctcgctttgtgcatgggggcattgtcgtgctcaaacaggaaagagccttccccaaactgttgccacaaagttggacgcACAGAATcgtcattatatgctgtagcattaagattttccttcactggaattaaggggcctagaccgaaccatggaaaacagccacagaccattattcctcctccaccaaactttacagttaacaCTGTGCTTTTGGGCTGGTAGCGTTCTTCTGACATTCACTAAATCCAGATTTGTcttttggactgccagatggtgaagtgtgattcataactccagagaatgcgtttccactgctccagagtccaatggcggcaagctttacaccacaccagccAACAAATGGCATTGCgtgtggtgatcttaggcttgtgtgtgtctgctcggccatggaaacccatttcatgactcTCCCGACGAagttgttgtgctgacgttgcttccaggggcagtttggaactcggtagttagTGTTGCCactgaggacagaccatttttatgcACTATGCACTTCAACACTTTGGCGGCcccgttttgtgagcttgtgtggcataccacttcgtggctgagccgttgttgctcctagacgtttccacttcacaataacagcacttacagttagttgaccagggcagaaatttgacggactgacttgttggaaaaatggtatcctatgacagtgccatgttgaaactcactgagctcttcagtatagGCCATTCTCtaccaatgtttgtttatggagattgcatgactgtgagggattttatatacctgtcagcaccgggtgtgtctgaaatagccaaatccactaatttgaagtgttGTCTACATACTTTTGAAGTGTAGCTCTCTAAGAGGAAAACTGCCATTTACTACCAAGTTTGGAAATTGCACATTCTGCGTGCTACTATTACAACTCTCACCAGCAGTAAGTTGAAAGCCCGACTGAGTTGATTTACATTTTTTGGTCGGGACCTGCAGTCACCCCGTTCTGGGGCAGTATGGCTGCTGTAGATCATATGTTTATGTTTTTTTCTCACCATGATTTCAGCTGATTTGGTTGGTTGATAGGTGCTCAACTAGAGTAGTGAATGGAAAAGTCACTTTATAAAAGTTGATATACAGACCAAGGTTAAACATGTTGGCTAATGTTATTATCATCCTGTTCTGTCCAGATGCCTCCACCCAACCAGGTCCCTGCCCCAGACCAGCCCTTCCTTCTACCAGTGAACCGAGAGGAGTCTAAGATCCCGCGGGCCGGAACAGGCAAGAACTGGGTCTACCCCTCGGAACAGATGTTCTGGAACGCCATGCTCAGAAAGGGGTAAGGATACCCTAACATTTGCTACAAAAATGTAGTTTTACAAAGGATACAATTGAGCAGATCTTGTTTCCTGAAAATGGTGGAATAGTAAGCTGTAAAATATAGGCTGGGCTATTGAAGTGCTGTGTCTTGACTCTCTGCGAACACATTGTAATTGTGAGGTGTTTTGGTCTGACTTTTTATTTTGTCTTATTTAGTAGACATGCAAATACTCGTTATACATAacactgtactgcactgtccTTTAGTGCTGAGCATTTAGTGCTT carries:
- the LOC112215541 gene encoding holocytochrome c-type synthase isoform X2; this encodes MGATMSSPAPPTVKAESMMASPPPAFVGGVAPPQGCPMHQAQEPVKVAPPSECPMHQATTAAPTEEKLAAAAGPVHQDRAYEFVACPMKAAAAGQGQTDIDPTNMMPPPNQVPAPDQPFLLPVNREESKIPRAGTGKNWVYPSEQMFWNAMLRKGWRWKEDELGQQDMSNIIKIHNTNNEQAWQEILKWEALHAGECPCGPSLKRFGGKAKEFSPRARMRHWMGYELPFDRHDWIVDRCGKEVRYVIDYYDGEINKDTYEFSILDVRPAFDSIGAVWDRMKVAWWRWTS
- the LOC112215541 gene encoding holocytochrome c-type synthase isoform X1; the encoded protein is MGATMSSPAPPTVKAESMMASPPPAFVGGVAPPQGCPMHQAQEPVKAVAPPSECPMHQATTAAPTEEKLAAAAGPVHQDRAYEFVACPMKAAAAGQGQTDIDPTNMMPPPNQVPAPDQPFLLPVNREESKIPRAGTGKNWVYPSEQMFWNAMLRKGWRWKEDELGQQDMSNIIKIHNTNNEQAWQEILKWEALHAGECPCGPSLKRFGGKAKEFSPRARMRHWMGYELPFDRHDWIVDRCGKEVRYVIDYYDGEINKDTYEFSILDVRPAFDSIGAVWDRMKVAWWRWTS